The following are encoded together in the Lactuca sativa cultivar Salinas chromosome 1, Lsat_Salinas_v11, whole genome shotgun sequence genome:
- the LOC111915721 gene encoding protein MIZU-KUSSEI 1 has translation MAKTSMHFHWSNKVSNEDQETPTPINPCHKPNVSHAEPHKPPPPTPSPLPRKKLQAVTVARFRSVLTAIRQNRANLQNTLGPKVVGTLFGSRRGHAYFAFQKNPTAQPAFLIELQTPISGLVKEMASGQVRIALECDKEEEKTKKVGNSRKLLEEPVWRTYCNGKKCGFAVKRECGEKEWRVLKAVEPISMGAGVLPAEKTVAGEDEETMYMRAKFERVMGSRDSEAFYMTNPDSNGAPELSVYLLRV, from the coding sequence ATGGCAAAGACCTCTATGCACTTTCATTGGTCAAATAAGGTCAGCAATGAAGATCAAGAAACCCCAACACCCATCAATCCTTGCCATAAACCCAACGTCAGCCACGCTGAACCTCacaaaccaccaccaccaactcCGTCACCCCTACCAAGAAAGAAACTCCAAGCTGTAACAGTTGCTAGATTCCGCTCAGTTCTTACCGCTATCAGGCAAAACAGAGCAAACCTTCAAAACACTCTTGGCCCTAAAGTTGTCGGAACCCTATTTGGATCCCGGCGAGGCCACGCCTACTTCGCATTCCAGAAAAACCCCACCGCCCAACCAGCTTTTTTGATCGAGCTTCAGACACCAATTAGTGGTCTTGTTAAAGAAATGGCTTCTGGGCAAGTTCGAATCGCATTGGAATGTGATAAAGAAGAAGAGAAGACGAAAAAGGTGGGTAATTCAAGAAAGCTTTTGGAAGAGCCTGTTTGGAGGACTTATTGCAACGGGAAGAAGTGCGGGTTCGCCGTGAAAAGAGAGTGCGGAGAAAAAGAATGGAGAGTTCTTAAAGCGGTGGAGCCGATATCAATGGGGGCTGGGGTGTTGCCGGCGGAGAAAACAGTCGCCGGAGAAGATGAAGAAACCATGTACATGAGAGCGAAATTTGAGAGAGTTATGGGGTCAAGAGATTCAGAAGCTTTCTATATGACGAATCCTGATAGCAATGGTGCTCCTGAACTTAGTGTTTATTTGCTCAGAGTTTAA